AGCAACTCAGTGCTCCTGAAGGCCGGGCATGGCCAGATAACACACACAGCACTTGAGAAATGCCAGATgccaaggaaatgaaaattacagGAATTGCGTTGCTGGGAGGAGCAGACAATCGAAAGCAATCGGCAGTGATTGCCCTGGCCACCTCCCTGCACCTTGCTCCTCGTTTAGACTCATTTGCAGTTCATTTGCGGACAGCAGTGAGGGCCACACCAGAGGACAGGCAGGTCGCTActcagaaatgaaaagcagatgtGTGAGGAGCCTTGAGGAGAGGCCGGGAGCCTGGAGCCTGGGAAAAAGAAGCAAGAGACAGCACCAGTACAGAAGTGAAGGAATCGCCTCACACAGCTGAAGCAAGCAGTTTGTGCAGCTCTGGAAATATCCTtaggaaaagatatttttccctACACTTCCTTTTAAAAGGGCAGAATGGATATGTTGTCCCTTGCTGCTTGGCTGATAAGGATATTCTCCCAGGAGAGCCATTCTTTATAACTAAGAGAAACTGCCTCCCAGATACCTCACAATTACAGAAGAAAGCAGAGGTCAAAACCGGCTTGAACCATGCAGATCATGTTCTGTGATCAGGTTTTTTGCGGGCAAGACTGGGACAAAGCCAGGTCAGATTGGAAGATGTGTCTCCTAGGACCAGCAAACACCAGAATGACTTGGTTTGCCCAGAATGGCTGAACACAAAGCAGGTAGGAGGCCTTTAGGCTCACAGTCAGCCACGCAGAGGGAGGACACATTGACGGATGATGCCAAgaatattgtttaggttttggAGAGGATGTTGTTGCAAACCCGTCACCCAGTCTCACCACTGGCTGCTTGTTTTCGTTCTGAGTTGCAGTAATGTCTGAGATGTTACCAGTGACTGGGTCTAGCAATTCTGCAGGCATTACACAGAACCCCACCCAGCCTGAAGGATCTAGACTTCAGCAGCTTTGCAGCAGAAATATTGGCTCCATATCTGTGTGGGCATAGGTCACATATACATCACAGTAGGACCTTCTCCATCTAGCAGCTAAAACAAAGCTTAGCATTTTATAGCCAGGAGAAAATACAAAGGTCGCAGCAAGGATGGAGATCTCTCACTGTGTGCAACACTGCAAGCTTTGGCGGGACTCTGTTGCATCCTCCAGTGAAGAGCATGAGCCTGCAGTGCCCTCCACAGCAAATCCCAGTCAAGGTAGCAGTAGCTTTTTTCTCTGACTGTAAACCAGGTAGCATGGGAACACCAGAACCCTAAGGAACagcaaaagtgaaaaatctgGGAGAAAATCCACCAGAAGCTCAAGGAGCAGCAGTAGAGCCTGCTCATCTAAGTAGAGCAAGCTCATCTAAGAACTGGAGTCAGTTGTCTCTCTCAGGCTTTAAGGGACAAATTCCAGAGAAAAGCACCTTGGGAAGAGCCTATGTAACCTGACTGGCTCAAAGCATAGCCTGTGCAAGGAATCAGCAGCTCTGTTTGTTGAAGTAATGGTTAGAGTGAAGCCTATTGGAGATCCAGCAGAGAGGGGTGGTGTAAGACACAATGAAGTTGTTCCTGTAGATGTATTCTGCATGTCATATATGCAGAAACCCAGCTCCCTGGCTGGAATAACCATCATCACTCCCTATGTCCTTCCCTAAATGTGCTCATCCTTCATTCCAGAGCTACACAGACAGAGAGGGCCAGTGCGATCACCCATTGCCTCAGCACTGCTTTTGTAGGGTGGTGGCACCCAGGCCAATGTGCTGACTGACACCAGGCATCTCTGACCACAGTACTCCCCATGCTGGCACAGAAACTGGAGGCAGGAGGCTCACCAACCTCTGAGCAGATCATGGCAGGAGAAATCACAGTGCTACCTGCACCTATCATGAGGACACCTTGCTAAGACAAGACAGTATTTGGTTATCATCTTGCTAGTGCaaaccagagagagaaaatgtgcACAGCACCGCACATTATAGACTTTACCCAGTCACTCTTGAGGGCTATCTATGATGATGGGCCAAAACCTATCTGGAAATAGGCTGCttctctgtgcctgcaggaagGATATCTACAAATTCGATCTGTTTCCCTCATTTAAAAGCCTATGTCAGCAGCACTGCTTGTGGTACTTTATGCTGAAAAGATTGCAGCTGATGCTCCTTGAAGATGGCAGCAGTCCTGAGCCACTGTTGGCAACAGAACCACTGGCAGGTGGGCTTCAGCCTTGTGTACAGAGTGGGGCCGTTAagtgggctgctgcctgctgtggggTAAGGTGCAGAGACCGCCTGTATGGACTGGCTTGTGTTTCCAATAAATCAGAGTCAGAAGTACTAATCTACTCTGTGACCTTCCAGGCTTCATCTGTTTCAATGCATGAGCTAGTGCAGCAGCCTTTTGTGGAGCTGTGACTGATGGGCAAGGGGAAAGAATGCAGGCTGCAGCTACATGCCTTAGCAGGGTACCTTGGAGCAAGAGTCCTGCTAGGTCCTGCTTCTCTTGTGCACTCCAGGAAAACACCCTCCATGCCATgatgctccttcccagctgtgctgctggccaaaCTGAAGGTTCCACCAGCCCACCAAGACCCAGGAGCTGACACAACATGGCAGTGCACCTCCACTCATGCAAGGGAGCATGTGGAGGCACAGCCACCACATGGCATGTCACACTCTTTAGCCAGGTAGAGCCCTGCAGCAAAGAGGGACCCATCCTCCCCTGGGACCTCATCACCCCACAAACCACTGCTCCTCAGTCTGCCCAGCCTACAGCACAGGCCCTCCTTCTAAAAGTGGGGCTTTGGTTGCTGGCCCTGGATTAGACTCCTGTGCATGCAGGGCTGTTTTCTGGGCTCCAAGTTCTcccatcctgctgcctgtgTCTTCAGTGTATCACGCCAGGCCTTAGGAGTGACTCAAATCCTATTTTGGAAACAAAGAGTTAAGCATTTTCAatctttattttacaaaaataaaccagtttTGCCCTGACACTCTGTGGCCCCCAATCTTCCCCTCCACCCCTgctccctttcctcttcctggaGGTCTGGCTGTTGCATGCCATGGCCAGCTGCTCTTATGGAGGCTGCCAGTACTACACACTCCTGTGAGTCTCCCCAGACAAGGACCAGAGAAGGGGGTTGGTGCCCTTTTGTGACTGCCTCTTCCTCCCAGAATCCAAGCTGGAAACTGTCCAAAGATGCCTCATGGTGGCTCTGCCATTTCTGCATAGGGAGCAAGTCTTAGGCAAATCACTCAGAATACATACTTTAAGAAGGAATGTCCGTCTGTCCAGTTCTTTCCCTTGGATGGGAAAGCAAGCCCCACAAAGTTACTTCTTGCTGTCAGTGGAGCTGgcaggctgctctcctgctggcTGGCTCAGTGCTGGAAGCGTGGGGAGCTAATGTGGGGCTGGTGAAAAGAGTGTGTGGCATAAAGCACTTCTGGAGGCGGTGGAGGGGATGTCAAGATGGAGCAGAGCGGTTCATGGGAGCTCAGCATCGAGGTGAAGTGCTTCATTTCCTCTGTCAGCTGCTTGATCTCCCGGCGCAGGGCAGCATTCTGTCTCTCCAAGTCTTCACTCTCCTGAGGAGACAAAACCACAGGGGCTTCCTCAGCATGGGACCCACAGGGATGAGCTAGGGACATGAGGGCTGTGGTCCTTCACCTCTCTGCCCCACAGAATTTCCAGAACTACATATTTCTGGTAAATTCATCACAGAGCCACGCCTGGGCAAAccctcctcccccagctggCCAGGCCGGGTGTGGGTGCGATGCCGGCAGCCCCAGCCACGTTCCCCAGCCCCGGCTTACGAGAACTGACTGTGGCTTGCTCCCGCCCAGGCTTTCTCGCTCCCtctcatgcacacacacatctcCGGGCGCTTCCCGGGCAGCCCAGCCCCCGGGGGAGAGCACGTTGAATAACCGCCGTCTTTAACCAGAAAACCACCTGCCACAGGAAACCTGTCATGGCCCTGGAAAGAAGAGACTCACTGCTTCCTGCTAGCAGCCGAGGAAAGCAGCGGCTCgatggggaggaaggggagacGCTTGAgtcagaagaaaagagaaactaaGGCCtcagaaaaactgaattaaTACTGGTATGAATGAGAATAACAACAAAGGGGTTAATAATGATGCTCAGCCTTGTCTCAACAATACTGAGAGCATGAAAGCCTTTGATacctctgcttctgctgaagtgcagccagctccaggctgaAGCATTGCAGGCATCAACTGACCATGgagccagcagcctgggcaggaccAGAGGATTGGAAACTCAGCTGAGAGTGCTAAAGCAAGACCCAGCACTTGGAGGCTCTGGAAAGCTGCACCACCACCTTGGCAAAGCAAA
The window above is part of the Vidua macroura isolate BioBank_ID:100142 chromosome 6, ASM2450914v1, whole genome shotgun sequence genome. Proteins encoded here:
- the BATF gene encoding basic leucine zipper transcriptional factor ATF-like isoform X1, with the translated sequence MPHSSDSSDSSSFSQSPPPSKQDSSDDMRKVQRREKNRIAAQKSRLRQTQKADTLHLESEDLERQNAALRREIKQLTEEMKHFTSMLSSHEPLCSILTSPPPPPEVLYATHSFHQPHISSPRFQH
- the BATF gene encoding basic leucine zipper transcriptional factor ATF-like isoform X2; protein product: MKDSSDDMRKVQRREKNRIAAQKSRLRQTQKADTLHLESEDLERQNAALRREIKQLTEEMKHFTSMLSSHEPLCSILTSPPPPPEVLYATHSFHQPHISSPRFQH